The Streptomyces sp. NBC_00306 sequence ATGTACGCGACACGGCCCGCCCGGCAGCATGGCGACCATGACTGCCACTCCTGCGCGAGCCGATCGCGAAGCCGCCCGCCGCAGCCTCGAAGGCCTCGCTCTCGGGGACGCGTTCGGGGAGCGCTGGTTCCCTCTCTTTCGTGAGCGGGAGCGGGCCGCCGACGAGATCCGGGCCCGGCGCACGCCCGAGGAACCCGAATGGCACTGGACCGATGACACCGCGATGGCTCTCGCCGTCCATCAAGTGCTGGACCGCTTCGGCGAGATCGACCAGGAGCGGCTTGCGGCCTGCTTCGCGCTCACCTTCGACGCGGATCAAGGCCGCGGCTACGGCCACGGCATGCACCTCCTCCTGCCGAGACTGCTCGACGATCCGGCGAGCTGGCGCCGTCACGCGCCCGAACTCTTCGACGGCGGCAGTCTCGGCAACGGCGCCGCCATGCGGGTCGCACCGCTGGGCGCCTGGTTTGCCGCCGACCTCGAACTGGTCACACGTCAGGCCGAGTTGTCGGCCCGGGTGACCCATGCGCACCCCGACGGGGTGGCCGGCGCGGTGGCGGTGGCCACGGCCGCGGCCCTGTCGACCCGCGGTGAACTGACCATCCGGTCCGTCGCCGACCGCACGCCGCCCGGTCCGGTCCGTGACGGTCTCCTCCGGGCCGCCAGGCTCCCCTTCACCACCGCGCCGTGGAAGGCGGCGGACCTCCTCGGCAACGGACAGCGCATCCGCGCCGACGACACGGTCGCGTTCGCCGTCTGGACAGCCGCGCGCCACCAGGACGACCTGGAGGCGGCGCTGTGGTCCACGGCCGAAGGCCTCGGCGACGTGGACACGACGTGCGCGATCACGGGCGGGATCGTGGGGGCGCGTACGGGCGTGGACGAGGTGCCGCCTGAGTGGCTGGCACGCCGCGAGGCACTTCCCATCGGCTGAGAGGCCCCGGGGGCCGTGGGAGACAGGCCTCGTCCGCTGCCGCGCTGGTCAGGTCGCACCCCGAGGTCGGGCCCCACCACCCTCTGTTCAGGCGGTGGTGGTGAGGCCGACGGCGGAAGTCGCGGTCAGGACGAGGGCAGCCTGGTCGACTTCCATGTCGTTGCCGGCGGTGAAAACCCGGACGGCCTCGGTGATGCCGTCGGTGTGGAGCAGCAGGCTCACCGACGGCTCGAGGTGCAGGTTCGGGCTGTCGATCACACTCTCGTGCGCAGTAAGGTCGGATCATGGTGCAGAGCCAGGCTGACGACGTGGACGGCTACCTCGCGGAGGTCCCCGAGGACCGCAGAGAGGCCTTGACCCGGCTGCGTGAGCTGTGTCGTGGAGAGCTCCAGGGATTCACCGAGGTGATGGCATACGACATGCCTGCCTATGAGCGGGACGGCACGGCGGAGATCGCCTTCGCGAGCCAGAAGCAGTACATCTCCGTCTATGTGCTGCGGGAGGGCGTCCGCGATGCCTTTGCCGACCGGCTGGCGGGCCATGACATGGGTAAGGGCTGCCTGCGTTTCCGTAAGCCGGAGAAGATCGACTTCGAGCTGGTGCGGGACATGTTGAGGGCTACGGCGAAGGGGCCGGGCGAGGTCTGCTGACTGCCGTTGATGGTCTCGCGGCGATCTGACGGGTGAGCAGGTGGACCGGCGCGAGCCGTCGGGGCGGAAGCCGAGCGGACCGCGCGCCAGCCGCTGGTGGCAGCCAACTGGCCTGCTCCCACGCGCCGTTCAATCCGTGTTCGGTGGTCGGGCGTGGCCGCGCGTCCGGCTTCCGGGCGTGAGCGGTCCTGAGGTCACGGCAGGGTGAGGATGCGAGGGCCGTCCTCGGTGATGGCGATGGTGTGTTCGAAGTGGGCGGCTCGGCTGCCGTCGATCGTGCGCAGCGTCCATCCGTCGTGGTCGGTGTAGTACTCGTTGTGCCCTCCGGCCATGAACATGGGTTCGATGGCGAGGGTGAGGCCGTGGCGCAGGGGGAAGCCGCGGCGGGGTCGTCCGTGGTTGGGGACGTGGGGGTCTTCGTGCATCTGGCGGCCGATGCCATGGCCGCCGAAGTCGGACGGCATACCGCAGCCGGCCTTGCGGGCGACCGTACTGATGGCATGGGAGATGTCCCCGATCCGGTGGCCGACGGTGGCGGCGGCGATGCCGGTGTCCAGGGCCTGCCGGGTGGCGGCGATGAGTTCACGGTCGGCGGGGCGAGGGGTGCCGACGGTAAAGCTGATCGCCGCGTCGCCGGTCCAGCCGTCGAGCTCGGCTCCGCAGTCGAGGCTGACCAGGTCGCCGTCGCGCAGACGGTAGTCGTCGGGGATGCCGTGCGAGACGGCGTCGTTGACGGACGTGCAGAGTGCGGCGGGGAAGGGGACGGGGGCGAAGGAGGGCTGGTAGCCCAGGAACGGAGAACGTGCTCCAGCCTTGGTGAGCACGCTGCGGGCGGCTTCGTCGAGTTCCCGCAGGCGAACTCCCACGGTTGCCGCCGCACGGGCGGCCGCAAGTGCGTGGGCGACGACGCGCCCGGCTTCCCGCATCGCCTCCAGTGCCGTGTCGGTCTTGATCTCCACCATGCGTGGCTCCCTGCCGTGTGCGCTGCCCAATACTTATACCGGTATTAGTATCACGGGTATGGGTGAGGGGTCCTCCGGGTGCGGAGGGCTGGGGTCCGTGCAGGGTCGGGCGGTGACGGCCGCCGTGTGTCCGGTGAATCCTCAGCAGGGTCGAGGCCGGCCCGGCCCTGACTCACGGCCTTCTTGGTTGCGGCATCTGCGATTCGCGCCCTGCGCCGGGCGGTGGCTGACCTGGTCACCGCGTGTCGGCGCGACCCGACACGCGCCGGCCGGCCGGAGGTGCATACGTCCCTGATGTGGTGCGGCGGCGCAGGCCGCACGCGGGTCGGGCGCGCGTCCACTCCGGTGCCGCTATCGGCCAGTCGGGTAATTGCAAGAGCTTTGTGGTGTTTTGACACCTTCTTCCGAAGGTTCATGGCATCTCATGGGCGACGGCTGATCTGTATGACAATCATCCCGGCTCGAAGGAGTTCAGCATGCAGCTTTCCGCTTCCCTCCGCCTCGGCGGCGTTCGTGCGGGCACCACGGTGGCCGCCGCAGTCGCCATCGCTGGAGTCACCGTGATCGGCGCACCCGCCGCCTATGCCGCGCCCGGAGACAGTGGTGACCTCAGTGTCTCCTCGGCTGGCTGGCATTCGCGCGGTGAAAACGGAGTCGAGGTCTGTGCGTTCAACCTCGTCGCCACCAACTTCGAGTCGTACCCCTCCGTGCCGTGGACGATCACCGCGCAGCCCCCGACGACTCCCCCGGGCGACACCCTGGCCAGCACGCTGCCCCTCGTGAACGGCGCGGCGCGCAGCGACAGATACCTCCTCCCGGAGGGGACATACCAGCTGGTGTGGACCGTCCCGTCGGGCCCGAAGCAGAGGGCCTTCAAGGTCGACTGCGCCCAGCGCGGCGACAGCAACCGACCCGCGGAGATCGGCCCGGGTGCGAACGGTGCGAACCGGGAGAACGGTGAGAACGGGGAGAGCGGCGAGAAGGGCGGGGAGTACCGCAAGCCCTCCGGTGCGGTACCCGCCGGTGCCGGTGGCGTCCCGGACATGGAGAACCTCGGTACCGAGAACGAGTCGAGCCTCGCCACGCCCGCCGCCCTGACCGTCGGCGCGGCCGGAGTAGCGGCCCTGGTCATGGTTCGCCGATCCGCACGGCGTCGTGCCCGCAACGAGGCATAGGGCCCACAGCCGACGGCCGCGACGGCGGGGACCGAGTCGCGCATGCCGTCTCACTCTGACGCTGTCCGTGACCTTTGCGCTGCTGACCGGCATCGTATGGGTGTGCTCGGACTCGTCGGACGATTCCTCGGTCACCGCCGTCCGCGCCGATGACGCCGCGGGCGGCGGTGCCCCACCGTCACAACAGCCCTCGCAGGAACCTCTGGTGGGCTCGCGGCCGGTGAAAGTCACCATTCCCACCATCTTCATCGAGGCCCCGATCACCGGTCTCAGCCTCGACAAGAAGGGCCGACTCGGCACCCCGCCGCTGAACAAGCCGATGCAGGTGGGGTGGTACCGCAACGGTCCCTCGCCCGGTGACGCGGGTACTGCCCTGCTCGTCGGGCACCGCGACACTCGCACGGGACCGGCGATCTTCCTCAACCTCAACGTGCTGCGCAAAGGTGCCAAGGTGAAGGTCAACCGGGCCGACCGGCGCGTCGCGGTCTTCACCGTCGACGAGGTGAAGACGTACACGAAGGACAAGTTCCCGGACGACAAGGTGTACGGGTCCACGGCTCGTCCGGAACTCAGACTCATGACGTGCGGTGGACGGTTCAACGCAAAGAGCGGCTACTCGGCCAACGTCGTCGTCTTCGCACATCTGACCTCGATGAAGAAGCTAGGGGTCTAGCGTCAGGCGGAAGGGGTTGGTTCCTCGGCCATGCTGCCGATGAACCAACCCCTTCGCTGCAGTCGATGAACCTGACCCGACGTCAGCTCCCGGCGGCCACCGACTACCGGCGGTCACCCCGGCCCAGGGTGTCCTCCAGCCAGTCGAAGACGACCTCACAGTGCTGTTGGGGCGCCATCGGCGAGCAGTGCAACTGGGCGCCGGTCGCCGCCCGCATCAGCCGGTACTCCTTGCGGGTGCGCAGCAGCTCGAAGAACTCACGTGGCTGACCCGGGTAGAAGGCCTCGTCCTCGTAGTCGAGAACCAGGGTGGGGCACTCGATGCGGCGTACGATTCCGGTGATGTCGAGCGCCATGATCCGCTGCGCCGGAGTCCAGAAGTCGGTGAAGAGCTGCCCCTGCCGGGCCGCGAGCATCGCGGGGATCGAGAAGGGCTCGATCCGCTTCTTGATCACGAACTGCTCGGACGGCGTCAGTTGGGGAGCGACCTCCTCGTTCCAGATGCGGTTGGTCTCCTCCTTGTCGGGAGTCACGATGGCCCGGAGCTCCTCCGGGAAGCCCAGCCACGGCGAGAGACAGCCCGGCAGTGCGGCCAGGGCGGCGATCCGGTGCTCGAACGCCGCGGCGCGCGGCGCGAGGTTGCCGCCCATGGAGAGGCCGGTCAGCGCGATACGGCGGGCGTCGACGTCCTTGCGACGCTCCAGCCAGTCCACGAGCGGCGAGACCACCTGCTCCCAGCGAGGGCTGAAGACGAGCTGGTCGACGAAGAGCAACTGGCCCTGGCCGGGGCCGTCGTAGACGAGGGCGTTCCAGCCGCGGGCGAGCGCGGCTGCGACACCGTAGGTCCACATGTCGACGTTCGGACCGTCGCTGCCGTTGGTGAGGATGACGGTCGGCCGGGGCCTGCCGGAGTCGTCGGGCCGGAAGAACCAGACAGGGATCGAGACCCCGTCCTGGTACGGGACGTCGTCGGTGATCGCCGCGGGCGTGCACAGCCGGGCGAAGGTGTCCCACGCCCGGCGTCCCGCCAGATAGAGCTTCTTCTCGTCACCGGGGGTGTCCGAGCCGAGTACGAAGAAGAGCGCCTGGCCGAAGTACTGGGCGCCGCGCAGCGAGCGGGCACGTCTTGTCTGGCGGTGCCGCGAGGCGGTAGCCGTCAACCGCTCTCCCCATTGGCGGAACTCGGCCGTGTAGGTCTGCTCGTTCGCCCCGGCGGCATTGATGGCGTTGACGGCGGTGAGCACCTCGCCGACCTCGGACGAACCGAACCCGGCGCCGCCGAGCGCGAGCAGCGCGCCGAAGTTCAGCCCTGGGTCCGTGAACAACTGCATGGCACCAGGCGTCGGCGACGCGTCAGGCCCCGGGGGCGGGGCGGAACCGTCGGCGCCACGCCCCGTGGCGGACGCGGGTGACGAGTTCGCCGAGGCGGTCGACGCCGCCGACAGCACGACTGCCCCCGCCCCGGCGGCGAGCCCGGCGAGCGCGCCGCGCCGGGTGGGCGCCTGCGCACGGTCTGTGGGTGTGTTCGTCATGCGCCCGAACGTAGGAGCAGGCTCCACCCCTGGCCCACCCGCCACTCCCGACGGTCCTCCGAACGGCCCCTCTTCGGCGGTACGAGGACGGCCGAACCCTGCGGCGCGGAGTTGTCCCGTCAGGGACACGGCCGTTGCGAAGCAGCCGGCCCGGTGGGAGCCCGGAAACGTGGTGCGGTTCGCGGAAGCGCCCGTTCTGGCCGCATTGATCTCACACGCCCTGACGTTCGGCCCGCTGCCGGATCAGCTCTTCGACCGCGCTGGGCAAGGTGGTTTCGAAGTCGATGAGCTTCGCCCAGGTCGGGGTGACGACGATCCGGACCATGCCGTCGTAGAGCGAGCGGACCTCGGCCTCCCACTCGATGCGCTGCTCGGGTGTCATCTCGTAGCTGCCGTTCATCCGGAGATACTCGTCCGGGATGCCGTCGACGACGTCCAGCTCGGCCCGCCCGCGGATGAGCAGGATCTTCGGCGGGTGGACCTCGGTGTCGATGGTCAGGGCAACCGCCGGGTGCTCGCGCAGCGCGGGCAGCTTCGGGGCGTTCTTCGTGGTGCACAGGACGATCTCCGAGCCGTTCCAGGTGAACGCGATCGGGATGCTGCGCGGTGTGCCGTCCTTGGCGACGTAGGCCATGCGGGTCAGGTCGCGGGCCAGCAGCTCCTGGCTCATCGGTCGGTTCAGGATCTCGGTGATCTCGTTCGGCTGCATGGTGATCGCTCCTTCGTCGTTGTCGAGCGCGTCCCAGTGGCCGCTCGTGTCCCTGGGACGGAGCGGGCCGGACGTTCTCGACATCCGAGGCGCGCGAACCCTCGAGACTTTGCTGAGCTCGACGGCCACGACACCTGAGGATCGGCTGACGACGTCGGGGCACGCTGGTGGGCGGACCACGCACATGGCCCAGGACCACGCACATGGCCCAGGTGTTCCACGGGGCCTGCCCGCCACGGGAGGACCGCCGTCGGCCCGTCGAAAGCGTCCCCCTTCCGGGGCCTCTGGCCGGCGGAGTGACTCAGCGCATGCCCGCAGGCGCACAGCGCCACGAGCGTCCCACAGGTTCGCAGACAGGATCCGGTTCAACTCCGGGGCGAGGGGCAGGTGGGTCGATGAGTGGCTCTACGAAAGGACCGACATGAGTGCCGGAGAAAAGGCCAAGGCCAAGGCTGAGCAGGGCGTCGGTAAGGCCCTGCGGAAGGCGGCCCACGCGATGGGCAACGAGACCACTGCGGCCAAGGGCGGCGCGTTGGAGGCCCGCGGCAAGGCCCGTGAGGCCAAGGAGAAGTCGAAGGACACCTTCAAGCACTGAGTCAGAGCCGGCCGGAGAGCCGGTACGTCGCGAGGCCCCGGCGGAGGTCAAGAGCCGGGGCCTCGCCTCGTGCCACTGGTTGTCCGGCCGGGAACGCCGCTGTCGCGATGCAGGATGCCCGTCTGCCGGTGCGCTACTTCTCCGGGCCTTCGTCCCGCCCCTCAACGGTGCGTCGTGCCGCCGCTCCTTCGTCTTCGACCAGTCCGGCCGGGTCGGGCAGGTCGAGAGCCGCCCCGCAGTGCTCGCACAGTTTGCCGTTCCCGGCGGGCGTGCCGCATGCCTTGCAGAATCGCGCGGTTCGCCGGTCGCCCGTACTTCCCGTCATGACATCTCCACAGCTCGGGGGTGATGCGGCGCCGAGTACCCGGGGCCGGCTCTTCCATGTTCGGCCGAGCAGAGCTCTCAGGCCGGTCACCGTCTCCTCCGAGCCGCGCGCTTTCACCGCCGCTGACAGACCGGTGACGCGCTACCCCTCGGCTGCCCAGCCGTCCTCCCGCACCCGCGCGGCGAGGTCGATCTTGGTGTAGGTCGGGCGTCCGGCCTGCTGGTACTTCTCCTTCACCCGGTCCAGGTAGTACTTGGCCGTGTGCGGGCTCACACCGGCGCGGCGGGCCGTGGCCTTCAGGGTGAGTCCCGAGGCGTATCCGAGGAGCACCTCGCGCTCCTTGGGCGACAGTCCGGGCCGGTCGGGGGCGCTGTCGTGCGCCCAGGCGAAGGCCAGTTCCGCGGAGTGCACCGTCTCGCCTCGTGCCACCTGCTCGATCGCTCCGACGAGCGTCGGCAGATCGTGGCTCTTGGTCAGATAGCCGTCGGCGCCCGCCGCGATCGCGGCGATGATCCGCCGGCGGTCCGCCACCGTGCTGATGACCAGCACACGGCTGTCCGCGGCCCGCAGCCGGCGGATGTTGTCCGAGGACTGTGAGTTGTCGCCGAGCACCAGGTCCAGGAGAACCACGTCATAGGGCAACGTCGCCGTCTGCGTTCCGGAGAAGAGGCCGTCGACCGTGCACTCCGCCGCTGCCAGACGTACGTTCGCGACTCCGTCGAGCCAGACTCTCAGTCCGTCGAGGAGCATCCGGTCGTCGTCCACCACGGCGACGGTGATCACGCGGGCCATCGCAGTTCGATGCGGGTGCCCTCGCCGGGTGAGCTGTCGACGACCGCTGCGCCGCCCGCCTCGGACATCCGCAGGTGCACCGAGGAGCGCAGTCCGAGCCCTTTGACCACGGTGGCCGGCTCGAAGCCGACACCCTGATCGACGACCGTCACCACCACCGCTTTGCCACCGCCCTCGCCGACGACGGTGACATGGGCGTGCCCCGTCCCCGCGTGCCGTAGCACGTTGTTCAACGCCTCGGTGGTCGCGTCGGCGAGGGCCTCGGCCGCGTGCGCCGGTATCTCAGGCAGGTTGTCGTACTGGGCACTCACCCGCAGTCCCAGGTTCTCCGACGACCGTACGGCTCGTTCCATCGCCGCCGCCGTACCCGGTGCTCTCTCCTCCTCGGCGTGCTGCTGAATGAGCCGGCGGAGGTAGGCGGCTTCCCGGGCGCAGCGTTCCCGTACAGGCGGTGCGTCGGCGTCGGCGTGGCCGCGGGCGATCGCTGTCAGCGTCGCCAGCACCGTGTCGTGCAGGGCGCGGTGGTGCGCGATCCGCTCGGCGTAGCGAGCCCGGCCGGCCTCGGCGGCGACGGCCTGGGCGGTCGCCTCGTCCAGGGCGCGGCCCTGTCGGCGCAGGTACCACCAGAAGACCCGGGCCAGAACGGCCGACGAGAGGATGGCGTTGAGGTGTGCGGCGATCACGGCGATGTCCGCGCCGGTGGGCCAGTACCCGGCGGCGTGTGTCACCGCCAGCGCCCCGACCGCGCCGGCCACCGCGGCCGGGCGCGCGAACGCAACGGCCGCCATCGCGCTGGCCGAACCGCCGAGCAGCATCACCCAGGCGATGTCCTCCGTGCGGTGCATACCGCCCGCGTACACCGCGAACGGCAGGACGCAACCCACGACGACGACGTCCGCCAACGGGGGCCAGGTGCCGAACCAGCCTCGGGACCGGGCCGTGGCGAAGACCAGCACGCTCACGGCGAGGGCAACCGCCAGCGCAAGCCATGCCACGGGGCTCTCCCGGTGATGCTGCACGACGGCGAGCACGCCGACCGCCAAGTGGCTGGCCCGGTACAGACCGGTGGCCAGAACCATGAACGTCTGGGCCCGTTGGAGGCCCGACCCCACTCTCACCGCATGCCTCCCCAGTGCACGCAACCCCCCTGAACCGGCGGTACAGCCGGACGACGAGAACCGTTAGGTTTCGGGGCGTTCCGGCGCCGGACACGACGAGCCATCACACCACTACGTCGGGTCGCGGCGCCCATCGCAATCCGGGCAAAGAAGGAGTCACAGTGGCTCGAAGTGTGCACCGCGGAGGGATACTCGCGGTCCTGGCATCACTGCTTGTTCTGCTGATCCCCGGCAGCGCGAGTGCTGCCGATCCACCGATCCGCTACACGGCGTGGATCAACAACGCCGCCATCTACGAGATGCGGGCCTCGTACTCGTGGCAGTGCATGGATGTGCGGGGTGAATCGCAGAACCCGGGTGCCGTCATCCAGCGCTTCGACTGCAAGGGCCGGCTGCACCAGCGCTTCTACTTCATGCCGTCGGGCACTCCCGGGCTCTTCTTCATCGGCGTGTACGGCAAGTACTGCATCGGCGCGCAGAACGCCTCGACCGCCGACAACACACCGATCGTCCTGGGGCACTGTCAGGGGCCGGGCCAGCACTTCCGCTGGGTGGACCGCGGCAGCGACCACTGGGAGATCGTCGAGGCGGCCAGCGGCAAGTGCCTTCACGACACCGGTAAGCGCAGCGCGATCCAGCTCCGGGCGTGCGGCAACATCACCGAGCCGTACCCGAGCCTGTGGACGCCTCGCTACGACGGTCAGTACAACTACACCAGCGTCTGGGGCTGAGCGCTCCTGCCGGAGGTGGGCCGCGCCGGGTATCCGGCGCGGCCCACCTTCGTGCTCCGATGCCCCTGGGGCGGGCCGATCAGCCGGTTCGGTTGATGACGAACTGCGATCCGGGCTCGATGAGAACGTCTCCGTCCGCCGAGTCGGTGATCGTCACGTTCGTCAGGGTCGCACTGCCCCGGGCACCGCTCATCGCGAGGATGCCGGAGCCGTTGTTGGACTTGTCGACCTTGACGTTGGTGATCTTCACGTTCGGTATCTCTCCGCCGCCCGTCTTGAACTGGATTCCGTCATAGGTGGAGTCGTGGATGTCCGTGTCACGGATGGTGACACCCGGGATGCCCTGCCCCTGAGCGAAGAGGGTGATCGCGCCGAACTCCTGGTCCTCGTTCCAGAACGCGCCGCCCGTGCGGTACAGGGCGTTGTTGGCGATGAGGGTCTGGCCGGTGAAGGGCAGCGGGTCGTGGTCGGTGGCGAGCATGATGCCGGGGTAGTTCATGGTGTCGGCGATGATGTTGTTCTCGATGGTGTTGCCGTATCCGCCGTAGACCGCGATGCCGTTGGCGCGCCACGGCAGCTGGATGGTGTTGTTGCGGAAGTGGTTGTCGTGGCCGATGTCGACCGAGGTGTCCTTGACGTATTTGCTGGCCCACACGGCGAGAGCGTCGTCACCGTTGTTGCGGAAGGACGAGTTGTAGACGGTCGAGTTGCGGGTGCCGTTGGCGAAGTTGATGCCGTCGGCGTACGTGTTGCGTATCCGCATGCCGCTGAACTCGACGCCGTCGCCCGGTCCCCACAGTTCAGGGATGTTGGAGTAGTCCCGGCCGGCCCAGACACCGACGTTGGCGTGCTCGATCCACACGTTGGTGATCTTGGTGTCCTTGCCGAACCGGCCGTTGAGACCGACGCCGCCCTCGTGGTTGCCGTCGCCGCCCCGGATGGTGCCCGAACCGAAGATGGCGATGTCCGAGATCTTGGTGTTGTGGTCGATGTCGAAGCCGAAATTGCCTTCGTGCGGGTGGTTGATCCCGCCCGCCTGGTGCGGCGGCGTCAGGGTGTACAGCTGCGAGTGCCACATGCCCGCGCCGCGGATGGTGACGTCCCGGATGCCCACCTGGTTGTGTGTGCCCCGGTTCAGCGGGTCGTCGGTGAGGATCTTCTGCTCCTGGCGCCACTGGCCCGCAGGGATCCACACACAGCTGATGTCACCCTGCTGGTCCGCGGTCACGGCGCGCTGGATGGCGTCGGTGTCGTCGAGGCCGTCGTTCGGTACGGCACCGTAGTTCGTGATCGAGGTGCAGCCGGCCGGCTGGGCGCTCGGCGGCGCCACCTGCTCGAGGTCGATCAGGTCGATGATGTGGAACGAGGCCGAGTCGCCGGCGTCGCGCTGGAGGCGGAACTTCGTGCCGGGCGGGTAGCTCTGCGACAACAGGGCGTGGGACTCGTCGAACAGGCGACGGGCGTCGGTCCCGGGCGTGTTGGTCAGGCCCTCGGGGTCGTCGGTCCTTCCGTACAGCCAGCTGTGCTTGGAGGACAGGGTGAGCTTGCGGCTGAAGGTGTCGTTGACGTAGAGGCTGATCGTCGCCTCGGCGCCGCCGCCTGAGGGCGCGTCGGGGATCGAGTTGCGCACGACGATCGAGTTGGCGGCGTTGGCCGAGGTGAACTCGACGAAATGCCCGGTGGTGGTGAGCCTCACCGACTGGCGGCCGGAGGACTCGGTGGCGAAGTTGGTGTGCCCGAAGGTCCGCTTGGCGTCGGTGGTGAGGAGCGTGCCCTGGTAGCGGGCGGCTTCGGCTTCGTACTCGGTGTAGGGCACCGCGGCACCGCGTCCGACGACCAGGGAGCGCGCGAGGACGTTGTTGTTCTCGTTGGTCTCCGTGACGGTGTTCGTCGCGTCGGCCGTCGCGGTGAGGGTGACACCGCCGCTCGCCGCGGTCCACGTGCCGTTGATCGGTACGGTGACGCTCGCGCCTGCGGCGATCGCTCCCGCCGTTCCGTTCAGAGTGGTGTTCCCGGCGGCGAGGCGTGTGACGGTCCCGGCCGCGACACCGCTTGTGCCGCGGTTGTCCACCGTGACGGTGAAGGAGACCTGCGCGCCCACTGCCGGAGCGGCCGGGTTGGGTGTGATTGCGGTGACGGTGAGGTCGGGTCCGGGGCTCTGCCCGACGACCAGTTTCGAGGACGCGGTGCGGCTGTTGTTCGTGTCGTCCTGCTCGACGACGGTTCCCGCCGGGTCGACCACGGCGGACACGGTGTAGCTGCCCATGGCGCGCTTGCCGACCGGAACCTTGACGGTCGTGGAGGCGCCGGCGGCGAGCGTGCCGACCTGCGCCGAACCGGCTGCCGCGCCTTCGAGGCTCACGTTCACCGACGTGGCGGGGGAGGTGGCACTTCCGGCGTTGCGGACCGTCGCGCTGACCTCGACGGCGTCCGTCTCGGACGGTGAGGCCGGGGCCCAGGTCAGATCGGTGATCGTCAGGTCCGGGTTGGGTGCCGGTGCCCCGATCACCTGGAACTCGGCCACCTGTGCCCCGAAGCCGCTGGAGTTGGAGAAGAACTTCAGCTGTACGTCGGAGTAGCGGCCGGTCACCGGGATGGTGACGCTGTTGCCGCCGGAGGACGGGCTGAACGCGTAGTCGGCGCGCGCCTTCAGCGAGGTGAAGCCGGACGCCGACTGCTCACGCCCGAGCACCTCGATGGCCTGGGTCCGCGGTCCCCATGCCTGGTCCGGGTTGAGTTTGACGACGACCGCCTCGACATCGGCGTTGGAGCCGAGCTTCACCGTGAGGGTCGACGGGAAGCCGGAGGACTCCCAGTAGGTGGCCGGGCTGTCGTCGTTAGCGTTGGAGGCGACATAGGTCTGGGTGAAGGACGACGCCTCGATCGGCTTGTTGCGGGCGAGGTTGGAACCGGTGACGGGCGGCTCGCCCGGCCCGTCGTCCTCGCCGTAGACCTCCAGCTCGGACAACTGGGCGGCGTTCCAGCCGCTGTTGGCCGACACCTGGACGCGCACGTAGCGGACCGTGGTCGCCGTGACGGGGATGCTGACGGTGTTCGCCCCGGCCGGATCGAAGGCACGCGCGCCGGAGGCCGACAGCGGTGCGAACGATGATCCGTCGGTGCTTCCCGACACGCTCAGGGTCTGGTTGCGGGCTTCCCAGGTCGACGGCAGCTTGAGCGCCACCCGGCTGATCTCCGCGTTCGCGCCGAGGTCGACCTGCACCCATTGAGGCAGCGCGCCGGCGGGCCCTTCCCAGTACGACGCCTGGCTTCCGTCGGTGACGTTGCCGGCCGGGTAGTTGCC is a genomic window containing:
- a CDS encoding ADP-ribosylglycohydrolase family protein; this encodes MATMTATPARADREAARRSLEGLALGDAFGERWFPLFRERERAADEIRARRTPEEPEWHWTDDTAMALAVHQVLDRFGEIDQERLAACFALTFDADQGRGYGHGMHLLLPRLLDDPASWRRHAPELFDGGSLGNGAAMRVAPLGAWFAADLELVTRQAELSARVTHAHPDGVAGAVAVATAAALSTRGELTIRSVADRTPPGPVRDGLLRAARLPFTTAPWKAADLLGNGQRIRADDTVAFAVWTAARHQDDLEAALWSTAEGLGDVDTTCAITGGIVGARTGVDEVPPEWLARREALPIG
- a CDS encoding iron chaperone; the protein is MVQSQADDVDGYLAEVPEDRREALTRLRELCRGELQGFTEVMAYDMPAYERDGTAEIAFASQKQYISVYVLREGVRDAFADRLAGHDMGKGCLRFRKPEKIDFELVRDMLRATAKGPGEVC
- the map gene encoding type I methionyl aminopeptidase gives rise to the protein MVEIKTDTALEAMREAGRVVAHALAAARAAATVGVRLRELDEAARSVLTKAGARSPFLGYQPSFAPVPFPAALCTSVNDAVSHGIPDDYRLRDGDLVSLDCGAELDGWTGDAAISFTVGTPRPADRELIAATRQALDTGIAAATVGHRIGDISHAISTVARKAGCGMPSDFGGHGIGRQMHEDPHVPNHGRPRRGFPLRHGLTLAIEPMFMAGGHNEYYTDHDGWTLRTIDGSRAAHFEHTIAITEDGPRILTLP
- a CDS encoding class F sortase, which produces MTFALLTGIVWVCSDSSDDSSVTAVRADDAAGGGAPPSQQPSQEPLVGSRPVKVTIPTIFIEAPITGLSLDKKGRLGTPPLNKPMQVGWYRNGPSPGDAGTALLVGHRDTRTGPAIFLNLNVLRKGAKVKVNRADRRVAVFTVDEVKTYTKDKFPDDKVYGSTARPELRLMTCGGRFNAKSGYSANVVVFAHLTSMKKLGV
- a CDS encoding alpha/beta hydrolase family protein, yielding MTNTPTDRAQAPTRRGALAGLAAGAGAVVLSAASTASANSSPASATGRGADGSAPPPGPDASPTPGAMQLFTDPGLNFGALLALGGAGFGSSEVGEVLTAVNAINAAGANEQTYTAEFRQWGERLTATASRHRQTRRARSLRGAQYFGQALFFVLGSDTPGDEKKLYLAGRRAWDTFARLCTPAAITDDVPYQDGVSIPVWFFRPDDSGRPRPTVILTNGSDGPNVDMWTYGVAAALARGWNALVYDGPGQGQLLFVDQLVFSPRWEQVVSPLVDWLERRKDVDARRIALTGLSMGGNLAPRAAAFEHRIAALAALPGCLSPWLGFPEELRAIVTPDKEETNRIWNEEVAPQLTPSEQFVIKKRIEPFSIPAMLAARQGQLFTDFWTPAQRIMALDITGIVRRIECPTLVLDYEDEAFYPGQPREFFELLRTRKEYRLMRAATGAQLHCSPMAPQQHCEVVFDWLEDTLGRGDRR
- a CDS encoding pyridoxamine 5'-phosphate oxidase family protein produces the protein MQPNEITEILNRPMSQELLARDLTRMAYVAKDGTPRSIPIAFTWNGSEIVLCTTKNAPKLPALREHPAVALTIDTEVHPPKILLIRGRAELDVVDGIPDEYLRMNGSYEMTPEQRIEWEAEVRSLYDGMVRIVVTPTWAKLIDFETTLPSAVEELIRQRAERQGV
- a CDS encoding response regulator, with product MARVITVAVVDDDRMLLDGLRVWLDGVANVRLAAAECTVDGLFSGTQTATLPYDVVLLDLVLGDNSQSSDNIRRLRAADSRVLVISTVADRRRIIAAIAAGADGYLTKSHDLPTLVGAIEQVARGETVHSAELAFAWAHDSAPDRPGLSPKEREVLLGYASGLTLKATARRAGVSPHTAKYYLDRVKEKYQQAGRPTYTKIDLAARVREDGWAAEG
- a CDS encoding sensor histidine kinase; this translates as MRVGSGLQRAQTFMVLATGLYRASHLAVGVLAVVQHHRESPVAWLALAVALAVSVLVFATARSRGWFGTWPPLADVVVVGCVLPFAVYAGGMHRTEDIAWVMLLGGSASAMAAVAFARPAAVAGAVGALAVTHAAGYWPTGADIAVIAAHLNAILSSAVLARVFWWYLRRQGRALDEATAQAVAAEAGRARYAERIAHHRALHDTVLATLTAIARGHADADAPPVRERCAREAAYLRRLIQQHAEEERAPGTAAAMERAVRSSENLGLRVSAQYDNLPEIPAHAAEALADATTEALNNVLRHAGTGHAHVTVVGEGGGKAVVVTVVDQGVGFEPATVVKGLGLRSSVHLRMSEAGGAAVVDSSPGEGTRIELRWPA